Proteins encoded in a region of the Tripterygium wilfordii isolate XIE 37 chromosome 21, ASM1340144v1, whole genome shotgun sequence genome:
- the LOC119990038 gene encoding endochitinase PR4-like: MASLLSLQTLILAVIIAIAVMPVAMGQNCGCGAGVCCSRYGYCGNGNEYCGKGCREGPCNSSPGTTPSNSDVTVADLVTPHFFSGIIDQAAASCPGKSFYTRDAFLNALNAFSGFGKIGSADDSKREIAAFFAHVTHETGHLCYMSEQNPQSNYCDTSRTDYPCAPGKSYHGRGPLQLSWNYNYGTTGNDLNFDGLGSPESVANDSVLAFKAGLWFWMNNVRPVVTQGFGATIQRINGDIECDGKEPQLVQARINYYTNYCKQFGVSPGGNLSC; this comes from the exons ATGGCATCCCTTCTTAGCCTCCAAACACTCATTCTCGCCGTAATTATTGCCATAGCAGTCATGCCCGTCGCAATGGGCCAGAACTGTGGGTGTGGTGCTGGGGTTTGCTGCAGCAGATATGGCTACTGCGGCAATGGCAATGAATACTGTGGAAAGGGTTGTCGTGAGGGTCCATGTAACAGTTCCCCAGGTACCACTCCCTCTAACAGTGATGTTACTGTGGCTGATCTTGTCACGCCCCATTTCTTCAGCGGCATAATCGACCAAGCTGCGGCTAGTTGTCCTGGCAAGAGTTTTTACACTAGAGATGCATTTCTCAATGCTCTCAATGCCTTCTCCGGGTTTGGCAAAATTGGCTCTGCTGATGATTCTAAGCGTGAGATTGCTGCCTTTTTCGCTCATGTCACTCACGAAACGGGAC ACCTTTGCTATATGAGCGAGCAGAATCCTCAATCAAACTATTGTGACACATCAAGAACAGACTATCCATGTGCACCAGGGAAGAGCTACCACGGCCGCGGACCGCTCCAACTATCGTGGAACTACAATTATGGCACAACAGGAAATGACCTAAACTTCGATGGGTTGGGGTCTCCGGAGTCGGTGGCCAATGACTCTGTCTTAGCATTCAAGGCTGGCTTGTGGTTTTGGATGAACAATGTTCGTCCGGTGGTGACACAGGGTTTTGGAGCCACGATTCAGAGGATCAACGGTGATATTGAATGTGATGGAAAAGAACCTCAGCTTGTTCAAGCTCGTATTAATTATTACACTAATTATTGTAAGCAGTTTGGTGTTAGTCCTGGAGGCAATCTTAGCTGCTag
- the LOC119987676 gene encoding membrane-associated 30 kDa protein, chloroplastic-like isoform X1, producing MAMKSQVITGLTFPLPPAYSSSASSSSSSNRQSLRHVKPPLTTSFFNGGVHAIRISGIKLRTSNQAQRHGHCGGALGTRMNLFDRFARVVKSYANAVISSFEDPEKILEQTVLEMNDDLIKMRQATAQVLASQKRLENKQKAAQLASEEWYRKAQLALEKGNEDLAREALKRRKSYADNGNALKAQLDQQKNVVENLVSNTRILESKIQEAKSKKDTLKARAQSAKTATKVNEMLGNVNTSSALSAFEKMEEKVLAMESQAEALGQLTTDDLESKFSLLETSSVDDDLANLKKELSGSSKKGDLPPGRTNSTSSNKEFPFKDPEIEIELNELRRKTREF from the exons ATGGCCATGAAGTCGCAAGTAATTACTGGATTAACCTTCCCATTGCCACCTGCTTATTCTTCTTCTGCATCTTCCTCCTCGAGCTCTAACCGCCAATCTCTACGTCATGTGAAGCCGCCTCTAACGACGTCGTTTTTCAATGGGGGAG TGCATGCTATAAGAATATCAGGGATAAAGTTGCGCACTTCCAACCAAGCCCAACGCCACGGACATTGTGGAGGAGCTCTTGGTACTCGTATGAACCTTTTTGATCGGTTTGCTCGAGTTGTCAAG TCATATGCAAATGCTGTCATAAGTTCATTTGAAGATCCAGAAAAGATTTTAGAGCAAACGGTGCTTGAAATGAATGATGACTTGATAAAGATGCGTCAGGCCACAGCACAA GTATTGGCATCTCAAAAGCGATTGGAAAATAAGCAAAAAGCTGCACAACTAGCTTCTGAAGAATG GTACCGTAAGGCACAACTTGCTCTGGAGAAAGGAAATGAAGATCTCGCTCGTGAAGCTCTCAAAAGGCGTAAATCTTATGCT GATAATGGTAATGCTTTAAAAGCTCAACTTGATCAGCAGAAAAATGTTGTGGAAAATCTCGTCTCCAATACAAGG ATTTTGGAGAGCAAAATACAAGAGGCAAAGTCAAAGAAAGATACTTTGAAAGCACGTGCTCAGTCTGCAAA AACTGCAACCAAAGTGAATGAGATGTTGGGGAATGTCAATACAAGCAGTGCTCTTTCAGCTTttgaaaaaatggaagaaaaag TCTTGGCAATGGAGTCCCAAGCAGAAGCTCTTGGCCAGTTAACTACTGATGATCTGGAAAGCAAG TTTTCATTACTTGAGACCTCGTCAGTTGATGATGATCTTGCAAATCTGAAAAAGGAACTGTCTGGCAGCTCAAAG AAAGGAGATCTTCCACCTGGTAGAACAAATTCTACTTCCTCAAACAAGGAATTCCCATTTAAAGATCCAGAGATTGAGATTGAGCTGAATGAGTTGCGACGAAAGACCAGGGAGTTCTGA
- the LOC119987676 gene encoding membrane-associated protein VIPP1, chloroplastic-like isoform X2: MAMKSQVITGLTFPLPPAYSSSASSSSSSNRQSLRHVKPPLTTSFFNGGVHAIRISGIKLRTSNQAQRHGHCGGALGTRMNLFDRFARVVKSYANAVISSFEDPEKILEQTVLEMNDDLIKMRQATAQVLASQKRLENKQKAAQLASEEWYRKAQLALEKGNEDLAREALKRRKSYADNGNALKAQLDQQKNVVENLVSNTRILESKIQEAKSKKDTLKARAQSAKTATKVNEMLGNVNTSSALSAFEKMEEKGLEEPPSIVLSTILLKTPIPEIRWDWDKGVPYLMLPGE, translated from the exons ATGGCCATGAAGTCGCAAGTAATTACTGGATTAACCTTCCCATTGCCACCTGCTTATTCTTCTTCTGCATCTTCCTCCTCGAGCTCTAACCGCCAATCTCTACGTCATGTGAAGCCGCCTCTAACGACGTCGTTTTTCAATGGGGGAG TGCATGCTATAAGAATATCAGGGATAAAGTTGCGCACTTCCAACCAAGCCCAACGCCACGGACATTGTGGAGGAGCTCTTGGTACTCGTATGAACCTTTTTGATCGGTTTGCTCGAGTTGTCAAG TCATATGCAAATGCTGTCATAAGTTCATTTGAAGATCCAGAAAAGATTTTAGAGCAAACGGTGCTTGAAATGAATGATGACTTGATAAAGATGCGTCAGGCCACAGCACAA GTATTGGCATCTCAAAAGCGATTGGAAAATAAGCAAAAAGCTGCACAACTAGCTTCTGAAGAATG GTACCGTAAGGCACAACTTGCTCTGGAGAAAGGAAATGAAGATCTCGCTCGTGAAGCTCTCAAAAGGCGTAAATCTTATGCT GATAATGGTAATGCTTTAAAAGCTCAACTTGATCAGCAGAAAAATGTTGTGGAAAATCTCGTCTCCAATACAAGG ATTTTGGAGAGCAAAATACAAGAGGCAAAGTCAAAGAAAGATACTTTGAAAGCACGTGCTCAGTCTGCAAA AACTGCAACCAAAGTGAATGAGATGTTGGGGAATGTCAATACAAGCAGTGCTCTTTCAGCTTttgaaaaaatggaagaaaaag GCCTTGAGGAACCTCCATCCATTGTATTGTCAACCATCTTACTCAAGACGCCCATACCTGAAATACGGTGGGACTGGGATAAAGGGGTGCCCTACCTTATGCTGCCAGGAGAATGA